The Sphingobacterium bambusae genome includes a window with the following:
- a CDS encoding LytR/AlgR family response regulator transcription factor — protein sequence MIAIAIDDEPMALEVIEHHTSKVPFVDLKETFTDAFMALDYLQAQPVDLIFLDIKMPDISGMELLKSLQTVPMVIFTTAYSEHALQSFELDAIDYLLKPFSMPRFLKACNKANELYLLRSAKTNSEKDYFFVKDGYEHVKIAFDDILYVEASGNYTQIQLQEQLISSRITLNELAELLPKTAFVRCHRAFIVARSKVTKFDKGQIWVRDKIIPIGSTYTDLKLH from the coding sequence ATGATAGCAATTGCAATAGATGATGAGCCGATGGCGCTGGAGGTAATCGAACACCACACGTCCAAAGTACCATTCGTAGATCTTAAGGAAACTTTTACCGATGCGTTCATGGCGCTCGACTATCTACAAGCCCAGCCGGTAGATCTGATCTTTTTGGATATCAAAATGCCTGATATTTCCGGTATGGAGCTGTTAAAGAGCCTACAAACGGTGCCCATGGTTATTTTTACCACCGCCTATTCCGAACATGCCCTGCAGAGCTTTGAGCTCGACGCCATAGACTATTTATTGAAGCCCTTTTCTATGCCGCGATTTCTGAAAGCATGCAACAAGGCCAATGAGCTCTACCTGCTGCGCAGCGCTAAAACAAATTCCGAAAAAGACTACTTCTTTGTGAAAGACGGCTATGAGCATGTCAAGATCGCTTTTGACGATATCCTTTACGTCGAAGCCTCTGGAAATTACACGCAGATACAATTGCAGGAGCAGCTGATCAGCTCCCGGATTACGCTAAACGAGCTGGCCGAGCTCTTGCCAAAGACAGCTTTCGTGCGCTGCCACCGTGCATTTATCGTGGCGCGAAGCAAGGTGACGAAGTTCGATAAAGGGCAGATTTGGGTTAGGGATAAGATTATCCCGATTGGCAGTACCTACACCGACCTGAAGCTGCATTAA
- a CDS encoding acyl-[acyl-carrier-protein] thioesterase → MQTAIYSNTYRLNFTQCYANGRLKYSELSNLLQLTASDHAEALGFGYQEMAANSQSWVLSRVRIEIDRLPRFLEEITVKTWVQDFLGNRSVRNFEVYRNEKKIIGVSSFWAVFNTKARKSENLATKIDPAIIRPEALSTREPLKRVEAEETYNEQHSYVPKLSDLDIVNHVNNVKYTDWCLDSLPADWVLSHPLRTIDINYLKELKLGEPVEIHQRLDDTALHFAIKRGDQTVFLMEAGI, encoded by the coding sequence ATGCAGACAGCAATTTATTCAAACACGTACCGCTTGAATTTCACGCAGTGCTATGCCAATGGCCGCTTAAAGTACAGTGAGCTAAGCAATCTGCTGCAATTAACCGCCTCCGACCATGCAGAAGCCTTAGGCTTTGGGTACCAAGAAATGGCCGCCAATTCCCAGTCGTGGGTATTGAGCCGAGTGCGTATCGAAATTGATCGTTTGCCTCGATTTTTGGAGGAAATTACCGTGAAGACCTGGGTACAGGACTTTCTGGGCAATAGATCGGTCAGAAACTTCGAGGTTTATCGCAACGAAAAGAAGATTATCGGTGTTAGCAGCTTTTGGGCAGTGTTCAATACCAAAGCCCGGAAGTCCGAAAATTTGGCGACAAAGATAGATCCGGCGATTATCCGTCCGGAGGCATTATCGACACGGGAGCCGCTGAAGCGCGTGGAGGCAGAAGAGACTTACAACGAACAGCATAGCTATGTTCCCAAGCTATCCGATTTGGATATTGTAAACCATGTGAACAACGTCAAATACACCGATTGGTGTTTGGACAGCCTCCCAGCCGACTGGGTGCTAAGCCATCCACTACGAACGATTGATATCAATTACCTAAAAGAATTAAAGTTGGGCGAGCCTGTAGAGATTCATCAACGGCTAGACGATACGGCCTTGCATTTTGCCATCAAACGAGGCGATCAAACCGTCTTTTTGATGGAAGCAGGTATCTAG
- a CDS encoding gluconate 2-dehydrogenase subunit 3 family protein, whose amino-acid sequence MNRREALQRVAMLIGGSVIGANLFLEGCTRPASKDVATLFEKEKTDFLGDLAEAILPKTSTPGAKEAGVGEFIPVMIRDCYEEADQKAFLEGLADVDNRAKKEFSKSFKELSKEEQLQFVNKYDKEAAEYQKNKKEDEPNNFFHMLKQLTLTGFFTSEVGMTQAQRYVKIPGRFDGNFPYKKGDKAFAF is encoded by the coding sequence ATGAATAGAAGAGAGGCACTTCAACGTGTAGCCATGTTGATTGGTGGTTCGGTAATCGGAGCAAATCTGTTCCTAGAAGGATGTACCCGACCAGCGTCTAAAGACGTAGCAACATTATTCGAAAAGGAGAAAACGGATTTCTTGGGCGACCTTGCAGAAGCTATTCTGCCGAAGACATCTACGCCGGGAGCCAAAGAAGCAGGAGTAGGCGAATTTATTCCAGTCATGATTCGTGATTGTTATGAAGAGGCCGATCAAAAAGCATTCTTGGAAGGCTTGGCTGATGTGGATAACCGTGCCAAGAAAGAGTTTAGCAAATCTTTCAAAGAACTATCGAAAGAGGAACAGCTACAGTTCGTAAATAAATACGATAAGGAAGCCGCTGAATACCAGAAAAACAAGAAAGAGGATGAGCCTAACAATTTCTTCCATATGTTGAAGCAATTGACACTAACGGGCTTTTTTACCTCGGAAGTGGGCATGACACAGGCACAGCGCTATGTGAAAATCCCGGGTCGTTTTGACGGTAATTTCCCTTACAAAAAAGGGGATAAGGCATTCGCTTTTTAA
- a CDS encoding Gfo/Idh/MocA family protein has product MKETNNSRRDFIKNAALAAAGFMIVPRHVLGGKGFLAPSDKLMVAGIGVGGKGQSDIASFYKSGKAEIAFLCDVDDRRAANSVKAFPKAKYYRDYREMLDKEHKHIDAVSVSSPDHNHAIQALAAMQLGKHVYVQKPLTHDVWEARVLTDAAKKYKVVTQMGNQGASNDGPREIKEWYEAGLIGDVHTVYCWTDRPVWPSGIPWPNQTAQVPKELDWELWLGTAPKKDYIEKLVPFNWRGWWDYGTGALGDMGCHLLEVPFSTLGLKYIQDVQATVGTVYADEFKRAYYPESCPPSSHVTMTFPKTPKTSGPVTLHWMDGGIQPTRPDELGPNEIFGDGGNGILLIGTKGKILADTYGENARLLPTTRKEQVAQKYARVEGKANGHYGQWVEAAIAGYGKMEVSAPFEISGPLTEALLMANLAIRGADLRIDGNYPGRNLKLLWDNNQMKVTNFDIVNQFVKRQYRQGWEVNYNL; this is encoded by the coding sequence ATGAAGGAAACGAACAATTCTCGTAGAGATTTTATCAAAAATGCGGCCCTAGCAGCGGCTGGTTTTATGATTGTCCCTCGCCATGTGCTTGGGGGCAAGGGATTCTTGGCACCAAGTGACAAATTGATGGTAGCCGGTATCGGTGTCGGTGGCAAAGGGCAAAGTGATATTGCTTCTTTCTACAAAAGTGGAAAGGCAGAAATTGCATTCTTATGTGACGTAGACGATCGCCGTGCAGCCAATTCGGTTAAGGCGTTCCCAAAAGCGAAGTATTATAGAGATTACCGGGAGATGTTGGATAAAGAGCACAAGCATATCGATGCAGTCTCGGTATCATCCCCCGACCACAACCACGCCATTCAGGCCTTGGCTGCTATGCAACTCGGCAAGCACGTGTATGTGCAGAAACCGCTTACGCACGATGTGTGGGAAGCGAGGGTATTGACTGATGCGGCTAAGAAATACAAGGTGGTCACCCAAATGGGAAACCAAGGTGCGTCAAACGACGGACCGCGGGAGATCAAAGAATGGTATGAAGCAGGCTTGATCGGTGATGTACACACGGTATATTGCTGGACAGACCGTCCGGTATGGCCTTCTGGTATTCCTTGGCCTAACCAAACGGCACAGGTGCCGAAAGAGTTGGATTGGGAGCTATGGCTCGGTACAGCGCCTAAAAAGGACTACATCGAGAAGTTGGTTCCTTTCAACTGGAGAGGTTGGTGGGATTATGGTACCGGTGCACTAGGCGATATGGGATGCCACTTGTTAGAGGTTCCTTTCAGCACATTGGGCTTGAAATATATCCAAGATGTACAGGCTACGGTCGGTACGGTATATGCTGATGAGTTCAAACGTGCGTATTACCCAGAAAGCTGTCCTCCGTCAAGTCACGTGACGATGACTTTCCCAAAAACTCCGAAAACTAGTGGACCAGTTACCTTGCACTGGATGGACGGCGGTATTCAGCCAACGCGTCCCGATGAGCTAGGACCAAATGAAATCTTTGGCGATGGCGGTAACGGTATCTTGTTGATCGGTACCAAAGGTAAAATTTTGGCGGATACCTATGGTGAAAATGCACGTCTATTGCCTACTACAAGAAAAGAGCAGGTGGCACAGAAATATGCGCGCGTAGAAGGCAAAGCCAATGGACACTATGGACAATGGGTGGAAGCGGCTATCGCCGGATATGGCAAGATGGAAGTGAGTGCTCCATTTGAAATTTCGGGTCCACTGACGGAAGCCTTGCTGATGGCTAATTTGGCTATTCGCGGTGCCGATCTACGTATCGACGGCAACTACCCAGGAAGAAACCTGAAATTGCTTTGGGACAACAACCAAATGAAGGTAACCAACTTTGATATTGTGAATCAATTTGTGAAACGCCAATATCGTCAAGGTTGGGAAGTAAATTACAATCTTTAA
- a CDS encoding GMC family oxidoreductase, with product MADNVYDAIVIGSGISGGWAAKELTEKGLKTIMLERGRNVEHVKDYHANKNTWEYPHRGGRTKQMEADYPVLKRDYPLNEKNLDFWVNEKESPYTEVKRFDWFRGYHVGGRSLMWGRQSYRFSDLDFEANAKDGHGTDWPIRYADIAPWYSYAEKWAGISGNRDGLDVLPDGDFLPPMDFTIVEKDLADRLKKEYGNKRHFIMGRTANITKPHHGRINCQYQNQCWLGCNFGAYFSTQSSTLPPAMATGNLTLRPFSIVTKIIYDKDSQKAKGVEIVDAETGKTYEFFAKVIFVCASAFNSTWVLMNSATDVWEGGLGSSSGELGHNAMDHHFRCGAGGRIEGYEDKYVFGRRPTGLYVPRFQNVPGDDKKRDYVRGFGYQGAASRGRWSGEIAEMSVGGDWKDAMLEPGSWSVGFTAFGEILPYHENRIFLDKEKKDKWGLPVLSMDMEIKDNERKMRPDMQEDMKEMLERIGVKDVYTYDNEYNFGMGIHEMGTARMGTDPKNSVLNKHNQVWDAKNVFVTDGAAMASAACVNPSLTYMALTARAVDFAVSELKKGNL from the coding sequence ATGGCAGATAATGTTTATGACGCGATTGTCATTGGTTCCGGAATTAGTGGAGGCTGGGCGGCAAAAGAGTTAACAGAGAAAGGGTTAAAAACCATTATGTTGGAGCGTGGTAGAAACGTGGAGCACGTAAAAGACTATCATGCCAACAAAAATACTTGGGAGTATCCGCATAGAGGAGGACGCACCAAGCAGATGGAGGCTGATTACCCCGTATTGAAACGTGACTATCCCCTAAACGAGAAGAACCTCGATTTTTGGGTGAATGAGAAAGAAAGCCCCTACACGGAGGTGAAGCGTTTCGACTGGTTTCGTGGGTATCACGTTGGTGGACGTTCCTTAATGTGGGGACGCCAGAGCTACCGCTTTTCGGATCTCGATTTCGAGGCAAATGCGAAAGACGGACACGGAACGGATTGGCCAATCCGCTATGCGGACATCGCTCCTTGGTATAGCTATGCCGAGAAGTGGGCAGGTATTTCCGGAAACCGCGATGGTTTAGATGTATTGCCTGATGGCGATTTTCTTCCTCCGATGGACTTTACCATTGTCGAGAAAGATTTGGCCGATCGTTTGAAAAAAGAATATGGTAACAAACGTCACTTCATCATGGGACGTACGGCGAACATCACCAAGCCGCATCACGGACGTATCAACTGTCAATACCAAAACCAATGCTGGTTGGGCTGTAACTTCGGTGCTTACTTCAGTACGCAATCGTCTACCTTGCCACCAGCAATGGCTACCGGCAACTTAACGTTGCGTCCATTTTCTATCGTTACCAAAATCATCTACGATAAAGACTCTCAAAAAGCAAAAGGGGTAGAGATCGTGGATGCGGAAACAGGTAAAACCTACGAGTTCTTTGCCAAAGTAATCTTTGTATGTGCCTCGGCTTTCAACTCCACTTGGGTGTTGATGAATTCGGCAACGGATGTTTGGGAAGGCGGATTGGGAAGTAGCTCGGGTGAATTAGGGCACAATGCGATGGACCACCATTTCCGGTGTGGTGCGGGTGGCCGCATCGAGGGCTATGAGGATAAGTATGTATTCGGTCGGCGTCCGACGGGCTTGTACGTGCCTCGTTTCCAAAATGTACCGGGCGACGATAAAAAACGCGATTATGTACGCGGTTTCGGTTACCAAGGCGCAGCAAGTCGCGGCCGTTGGTCGGGCGAGATTGCTGAGATGAGCGTAGGTGGCGACTGGAAAGATGCCATGTTGGAACCCGGATCTTGGTCGGTAGGTTTCACCGCCTTTGGCGAGATTCTTCCTTACCATGAAAACAGAATCTTCTTGGATAAAGAGAAGAAAGATAAATGGGGATTACCGGTATTGTCTATGGACATGGAGATCAAGGACAACGAGCGTAAAATGCGCCCTGACATGCAGGAAGATATGAAGGAGATGTTGGAGCGAATTGGCGTGAAAGATGTCTATACCTACGATAACGAGTATAACTTCGGTATGGGTATCCACGAGATGGGTACGGCACGTATGGGTACGGATCCGAAAAACTCGGTATTGAATAAGCACAACCAAGTGTGGGATGCGAAAAATGTATTCGTTACGGACGGTGCAGCAATGGCGTCTGCAGCTTGTGTGAATCCTTCTTTAACCTATATGGCTTTGACAGCACGCGCGGTAGACTTTGCCGTTAGTGAGCTGAAGAAGGGAAATCTTTAA
- a CDS encoding nucleoside permease, translated as MSTSIRFKLSFMMFLEFFIWGAWFVTLGTFLIQNLKASQFEIANVFSTQSLGAIIAPFVIGMIADRYFNAERILGILHLIGAFLMYQMYNAADVTVFYPYVLSYMILYMPTLSLVNSVSFRQLTNPEKQFSSIRIFGTIGWIIAGLSISYIFKWDSTEGALRNTFLMAGVASVVLGLFSFILPKTPPVKISSDEKPSFASIIGLDAIKLLKDKNFLIFFISSILICIPLAFYYQNANPFLAEIGLANPTGKMTIGQISEVGFLLLLPVFFSKFGFKKTILVGMLAWAVRYLLFAYGNAGDLSFMLILGIALHGICYDFFFVSGQIYTDSKAGVKYKSAAQGLITLATYGVGQLIGFWVAGFIGEKYQAIKATDVAQFWQQTWIVPAGIAFVVLIIFMVLFKDEKVESKTV; from the coding sequence ATGTCAACATCAATAAGATTTAAACTCTCTTTTATGATGTTTCTCGAATTTTTTATTTGGGGAGCATGGTTCGTTACATTGGGCACTTTTTTAATTCAGAACTTAAAAGCATCGCAATTCGAAATCGCTAATGTATTTTCTACACAATCGCTAGGCGCTATCATCGCTCCTTTTGTGATCGGTATGATCGCTGACCGCTATTTTAATGCGGAGCGTATTTTGGGTATCTTACACCTCATCGGCGCATTTTTGATGTATCAAATGTATAATGCAGCTGATGTGACCGTATTTTATCCTTATGTATTGTCGTACATGATCCTGTATATGCCGACGTTATCGTTGGTGAATTCTGTTTCGTTCCGCCAACTGACGAATCCTGAAAAGCAATTTTCCAGCATTCGAATTTTTGGTACTATTGGGTGGATCATTGCAGGCTTGTCAATATCCTATATTTTCAAATGGGATTCCACAGAAGGTGCTTTGCGCAATACATTCCTGATGGCTGGCGTTGCGTCGGTAGTGCTAGGCCTCTTTTCGTTTATCTTGCCAAAAACACCTCCAGTAAAGATCAGCTCCGATGAGAAGCCTTCATTTGCTTCTATTATTGGCCTTGATGCGATCAAATTATTGAAAGACAAGAACTTCTTGATATTCTTTATTTCCTCGATCTTGATCTGTATCCCATTGGCATTTTATTACCAAAATGCAAATCCATTTTTAGCGGAAATTGGTTTGGCAAATCCAACTGGAAAGATGACGATCGGACAAATTTCCGAGGTTGGATTCCTGCTGTTATTGCCCGTGTTCTTTAGCAAATTTGGCTTCAAGAAAACCATTTTAGTAGGTATGTTGGCTTGGGCCGTGCGCTATTTACTATTTGCGTATGGCAACGCTGGCGATTTATCTTTTATGTTGATTCTTGGTATTGCCTTACACGGTATCTGCTACGATTTCTTTTTCGTATCCGGACAGATCTACACAGATAGCAAAGCAGGTGTGAAATATAAGAGCGCAGCGCAAGGTTTAATCACATTGGCGACCTACGGTGTAGGGCAGCTGATTGGGTTTTGGGTAGCTGGCTTTATTGGCGAAAAATACCAAGCTATTAAGGCTACCGATGTAGCACAGTTTTGGCAACAGACCTGGATCGTTCCGGCAGGAATAGCATTCGTGGTGTTGATTATTTTCATGGTGTTATTTAAAGACGAAAAAGTAGAGAGTAAAACAGTATAA
- a CDS encoding hydroxypyruvate isomerase family protein, with product MKRSDFIKSGAALLSSSVLLSNESMAEEKQMANGATFKLDYAPHQGMFAATAGKNFVDEIKYMHDLGFRSIEDNGLPERPLDEQKKIGETLAKLGMRMGVFVVPKGGNGANTLAAGKQEFIDIFLKGCRASVETAKHVNAKWVTVVPGDYQRNLPIGVQTANVVEALKRGAEIFEPHGITMVLEPLSDTPDLFLRFTDQTYEICKAVGSPSCKILYDAYHQQKNEGNLINFMNTCWSEIAYIQVGDNPGRREPTTGEINYKNVFKWLKEKGYTGIVGMEHGMSKSGVEGEKALLAAYREVDSFQTK from the coding sequence ATGAAAAGATCAGATTTTATAAAAAGTGGAGCTGCACTACTTAGTAGTTCGGTTCTTTTAAGCAATGAAAGTATGGCCGAAGAAAAGCAAATGGCAAACGGGGCAACGTTCAAACTAGACTATGCGCCCCACCAAGGTATGTTTGCCGCAACGGCGGGGAAGAACTTTGTCGATGAAATTAAATACATGCACGATCTAGGTTTCCGCAGTATCGAGGATAATGGATTGCCAGAACGTCCCTTGGATGAGCAGAAGAAAATTGGCGAAACCTTGGCGAAGTTGGGCATGCGCATGGGCGTTTTTGTGGTGCCGAAAGGTGGAAACGGAGCCAATACATTGGCGGCTGGCAAACAGGAATTTATCGATATCTTCCTAAAGGGATGCCGAGCGTCTGTAGAGACGGCAAAGCATGTCAATGCCAAGTGGGTAACGGTGGTTCCAGGCGATTATCAGCGCAATCTGCCGATCGGTGTACAAACGGCCAATGTGGTAGAGGCGCTAAAAAGAGGCGCGGAGATTTTTGAGCCACATGGCATCACCATGGTATTGGAGCCTTTGAGTGATACGCCTGATCTTTTCTTGCGTTTCACCGATCAAACCTACGAAATCTGCAAGGCCGTAGGGAGCCCTTCCTGCAAAATTTTATATGATGCCTACCATCAACAGAAGAATGAAGGCAATTTGATCAACTTCATGAATACCTGCTGGAGCGAGATTGCTTACATCCAGGTGGGCGATAACCCGGGCCGTCGCGAGCCTACAACGGGCGAAATAAACTATAAGAATGTGTTCAAATGGTTGAAAGAAAAAGGATATACCGGCATCGTTGGCATGGAACATGGCATGTCAAAATCAGGTGTGGAAGGCGAAAAAGCACTTTTGGCAGCTTACCGGGAAGTCGATAGCTTTCAAACTAAATGA
- a CDS encoding FAD:protein FMN transferase, whose amino-acid sequence MSRLFTILIVVLLGCRVYAQQPKFVIEGRGQGTTYSLQYYAASAFITKELVDSVLAVIDRSMSLYLPQSLISRFNAADREGLVLDPHMERVVRRAMQVHRRSKGAFDITVKSLVSLWGFGAERIAKLPTQSDIDSVMQFVGMDKLRLRKHKLRKTDSRTAIDLNGIAQGYTVDVLAELLDDYGIENYLVELGGEIRSKGLKAAQQPFEIAIERPEGAQSSRFVLQLVDKSVTTSGNYRKVFDYQGKKIHHHINPKDGYPLQNNVASVTVVATTAMDADAYDNVFMALSPKEGVALADKLKEIEVYIIYKQDNDYKEAFSKGFSRYIKN is encoded by the coding sequence TTGTCGCGCTTGTTTACCATACTGATTGTCGTCCTTTTAGGTTGTCGTGTTTATGCACAACAACCTAAATTCGTTATTGAAGGTCGTGGACAAGGAACCACGTATAGCCTGCAGTACTATGCGGCTAGTGCCTTCATCACAAAGGAGTTGGTCGATAGTGTGCTTGCAGTGATTGATCGTTCCATGTCTTTGTATCTTCCGCAATCGTTGATCAGCCGCTTTAATGCTGCCGATCGGGAAGGGCTTGTCTTGGACCCGCATATGGAGCGCGTAGTTCGCCGCGCGATGCAGGTGCATCGTCGATCCAAAGGGGCATTTGACATAACGGTGAAGTCGCTAGTTAGTTTGTGGGGATTTGGTGCCGAGCGTATCGCGAAGCTGCCTACACAGTCGGATATCGATAGCGTAATGCAATTTGTGGGGATGGACAAACTAAGGCTACGGAAGCATAAACTTCGGAAGACCGATAGCCGCACGGCTATAGATCTTAATGGTATTGCGCAGGGCTACACGGTGGACGTATTGGCGGAGTTGTTGGACGATTATGGTATCGAAAACTATTTGGTGGAATTGGGCGGCGAAATTAGGAGCAAAGGCCTTAAAGCTGCACAACAACCTTTCGAAATAGCGATCGAAAGACCGGAAGGTGCACAGTCCTCGCGCTTTGTGTTGCAGTTGGTCGATAAATCGGTCACCACATCCGGAAACTACCGTAAGGTGTTTGACTATCAAGGTAAAAAGATTCATCACCATATCAATCCAAAGGATGGCTATCCACTGCAGAATAATGTAGCTAGCGTAACTGTGGTGGCAACAACAGCGATGGATGCCGATGCCTACGATAATGTTTTTATGGCTTTATCGCCGAAAGAAGGGGTTGCATTAGCCGACAAGTTGAAAGAAATAGAGGTTTATATTATTTACAAACAGGATAACGACTATAAAGAAGCTTTTTCGAAGGGCTTCTCCCGTTATATAAAGAATTAA
- a CDS encoding Gfo/Idh/MocA family protein has product MDTFKRRDFIKTGSALAGATVLASTPVGSVFAAGSDEIKIALIGCGGRGTGAAFDAFASGQNIKLVAMADAFQDNLQSTYNTLKEKFGDKVDVPDSRKYVGFDGYKAAIKDADVVLLTTPPGFRPLHFEEAVKAGKHVFMEKPVAVDIPGIRKVLAAAEEAKKKKLNVVVGLQRRYQTNYREAIKRIQDGAIGDVYAGQVYWNSGGVWVRPRQAAQTEMEYQMRNWYYFNWLCGDHIVEQHVHNIDVANWVKGKYPVSIQGTGSRAHRTGKEYGEIYDNFAVELTYDDGTVVYSQCRHFEGISNRVDETFQASKGRVYLSAGNQAVLWDAKGNEIYRHDPKGNPNAYQQEHKELFEAIAKNEYKFDNTEYGAYSTLTGIIGRLACYTGKVIKWDKALTSEIDLSPAVYAWDAKPKITPNVQGEYAVAIPGINTELYI; this is encoded by the coding sequence ATGGATACTTTTAAAAGACGAGATTTTATTAAGACGGGCTCGGCATTGGCCGGCGCTACGGTTTTAGCCTCGACTCCTGTAGGCAGTGTTTTTGCTGCCGGATCTGATGAGATCAAAATTGCGCTTATTGGTTGCGGCGGTCGGGGAACTGGCGCAGCATTCGACGCATTTGCCTCCGGACAAAATATTAAACTGGTGGCTATGGCCGATGCTTTTCAAGATAATTTACAGTCTACCTACAATACGCTGAAGGAAAAGTTTGGCGATAAGGTGGATGTGCCGGATAGCCGCAAATATGTGGGCTTTGATGGCTATAAAGCGGCCATTAAAGATGCTGATGTGGTGTTGCTGACTACACCTCCCGGCTTTCGGCCTCTGCACTTTGAAGAAGCCGTGAAAGCGGGCAAACATGTGTTTATGGAGAAGCCTGTGGCGGTAGATATACCGGGAATTCGCAAGGTGTTAGCCGCGGCAGAAGAAGCTAAAAAGAAGAAATTAAATGTTGTTGTCGGCCTACAACGCCGCTACCAAACAAACTATAGAGAAGCGATCAAACGCATTCAGGATGGTGCCATTGGCGATGTATATGCTGGGCAGGTGTACTGGAACAGCGGTGGCGTATGGGTAAGGCCTCGCCAAGCGGCGCAGACCGAAATGGAATACCAAATGCGCAACTGGTACTACTTCAACTGGCTATGTGGAGACCACATCGTAGAGCAACATGTGCACAATATCGATGTCGCGAACTGGGTGAAAGGTAAATATCCGGTATCCATCCAAGGAACAGGAAGCCGAGCGCACCGCACGGGCAAAGAATATGGCGAAATCTACGATAACTTTGCGGTAGAACTGACCTATGATGACGGTACCGTGGTATATAGCCAGTGTCGCCATTTTGAAGGCATCTCGAATCGTGTGGATGAAACCTTCCAAGCTTCAAAAGGTCGGGTTTATCTATCGGCCGGTAACCAAGCGGTGCTTTGGGATGCCAAAGGCAACGAGATTTACCGACATGACCCCAAAGGCAATCCAAACGCTTACCAACAGGAACATAAGGAGCTTTTCGAGGCTATCGCCAAGAATGAATATAAATTCGACAATACGGAGTATGGTGCTTATAGCACGCTCACGGGAATCATAGGTCGTTTGGCCTGCTACACTGGAAAGGTAATCAAATGGGATAAAGCTTTGACATCGGAGATAGATCTTTCTCCGGCAGTGTATGCCTGGGATGCCAAACCGAAAATTACACCTAACGTACAGGGTGAGTATGCGGTGGCTATTCCGGGGATAAACACAGAGCTATACATCTAG
- a CDS encoding formylglycine-generating enzyme family protein codes for MITNMVKKSAIVFSLLTVGLIVNAQTKHERYVQKLEGTSLQFSMEAIPGGEFMMGSEKGGKEDEKPAHNVKLSPFWMSTFEVTWDLYEPFVYKDLEATRTVNGKVDSEVDAVTRPTKPYLDMTFGMGKEGHPALAMTHYNAIQFCKWLYVRTGEFYRLPTEAEWEYACRAGSKTAYYFGDDAAQLPDYAWFASNSDGQTAAVGKKKPNAWGLFDMLGNVAEWTYDQYHADFYQQFAGKVSENPVAVPTTLYPHSVRGGSFESQAPDLRAAARMASDPFWKQLDPQIPKSNWWFPEAPFVGLRLVRPAVKPTHAEIMAYYDKAPIKDF; via the coding sequence ATGATAACTAATATGGTAAAGAAAAGCGCAATCGTTTTCAGTCTCCTAACGGTTGGCCTCATCGTAAATGCACAAACCAAACACGAGCGTTATGTGCAAAAGCTGGAAGGAACGAGTCTTCAGTTTTCTATGGAAGCAATCCCAGGTGGTGAATTTATGATGGGCAGTGAAAAAGGCGGCAAGGAAGATGAAAAGCCGGCCCACAACGTGAAGCTTTCGCCTTTTTGGATGAGCACCTTTGAGGTAACTTGGGACCTGTATGAGCCTTTTGTTTACAAAGACCTAGAAGCTACAAGAACCGTAAACGGAAAAGTCGATAGCGAGGTCGATGCCGTAACGCGCCCCACAAAACCTTATTTAGACATGACATTTGGTATGGGCAAAGAGGGACATCCTGCTTTGGCTATGACGCATTACAATGCCATTCAGTTTTGCAAATGGCTTTATGTGCGTACGGGTGAATTTTACCGTTTGCCTACAGAGGCCGAATGGGAATATGCCTGCCGCGCAGGATCGAAAACAGCCTATTACTTTGGCGACGATGCCGCCCAGCTACCTGATTATGCTTGGTTTGCTAGCAACAGCGATGGGCAAACGGCTGCCGTCGGTAAGAAAAAGCCCAACGCTTGGGGGCTCTTTGATATGTTGGGAAATGTTGCGGAATGGACTTACGACCAATACCACGCCGATTTCTATCAGCAGTTTGCCGGAAAAGTAAGTGAAAATCCAGTGGCGGTTCCGACAACACTTTATCCACACAGTGTGCGTGGTGGTTCCTTCGAGAGCCAGGCGCCAGACTTGCGTGCGGCGGCGCGCATGGCATCGGATCCTTTTTGGAAACAACTGGACCCGCAGATACCAAAGTCCAACTGGTGGTTTCCGGAGGCTCCATTCGTGGGCTTAAGACTGGTGCGACCAGCGGTAAAACCTACGCATGCGGAGATCATGGCTTACTATGACAAAGCTCCGATAAAAGACTTCTAA